From Homalodisca vitripennis isolate AUS2020 chromosome 1, UT_GWSS_2.1, whole genome shotgun sequence, the proteins below share one genomic window:
- the LOC124373960 gene encoding uncharacterized protein LOC124373960: MSRPPVPAPAVLLLLLPLLCVKVVSPSPSEGKEIADRLGDDLSFASKQVIRGFTAIFAPLLDTAHGFAKRSGDGDDASQNFRTVLLRDGVNAFGKGVKASATILSSPARVVGTGLEEINKVGQAGLESKVPLKTVPNLSRSKTPLGIEDQAKIASTLLNTTASEFSQANLGAVLVEVALKNRIKDIGNKTATFVGSMSGPAPKIEAKRSNKPEDNGGPAEGPKTSPEVDELLEQFNEAVRRNDERVLSALKLVLAQINPPSN, translated from the coding sequence GTGGTGTCCCCAAGCCCAAGTGAGGGCAAGGAGATCGCAGATAGGCTCGGAGATGACCTCTCTTTTGCCTCGAAGCAAGTGATTCGAGGATTCACCGCCATCTTCGCGCCTCTGTTGGATACTGCCCACGGGTTTGCCAAGAGAAGCGGAGACGGTGACGATGCCTCCCAGAACTTCCGCACAGTGTTGTTGAGAGATGGTGTCAACGCTTTTGGGAAAGGAGTGAAAGCTTCGGCAACAATCTTATCTTCTCCAGCGAGGGTTGTGGGTACCGGATTAGAAGAAATTAACAAGGTCGGACAAGCAGGATTAGAATCTAAAGTTCCTTTAAAAACTGTACCTAACCTCTCACGATCTAAAACACCTCTGGGAATTGAAGATCAGGCCAAAATAGCTTCAACTCTTCTGAACACCACAGCTTCGGAATTTTCCCAGGCAAATCTAGGGGCTGTCTTGGTTGAAGTGGCTTTGAAAAATAGGATCAAAGACATTGGTAACAAAACAGCTACATTTGTGGGGTCTATGAGTGGTCCAGCACCAAAGATCGAGGCAAAGAGAAGTAACAAGCCTGAAGACAATGGAGGACCCGCCGAGGGACCAAAGACTTCTCCAGAGGTTGATGAGCTGTTGGAACAGTTTAACGAAGCTGTCAGGAGAAATGATGAACGCGTTCTGAGTGCACTTAAGCTTGTTCTGGCTCAAATAAATCCTCCAAGTAACTAA